AATGTCACAACATGCACATGTTTGACGAGTCGACTCTGATGTGAAGTTGCACTATCCAGGGTCCCCGCCGTCGCCGAGTCGTGGGGGAGGAAGTGAGGCAGTGATGGACCCCGccgtgtgtgtgtcatgttaaAGAGTTTTAGATCTCCTGTCTCCTGCAGGACGAGCGAGCAGAAACGACGGCCATGTTTGTCAAGTGTTGAGaaagaatgaaatgataaaaaccTGCTGTTTAGATCAGAAGTGATGCTGTTGTTTGAGTTATGTTCCTGATACAATAAAAACTACATTGCCAATTTAAAcgagtaactttttttttcttatttactaAAATGTGAGAtcttatgcctttattttaaagacaggataGTGGTTAGAGAAATTAGAGAGACacaggaagggagccacaggtcagatgaCCCAGGCTACCAGATccctgtttagtttattttaagaGCTTTTTGTTACTCTTAATTTAAACTaccaaattgtcttttttaatatcCTGTCAGGTTTTCATGGTTTGGTGTCTGAAAGCTTGAAATAACTGAAATTTTTCGACAGAAGGAACCATGGACTAATTATTGAACATTTAAGTTGGGAACTTTCATCAGAATTTAGTCTTGAAAAGTTGATATCTTAAGCAAAGTTTCGTTGGATATTTTATTGagtatttttcttaattttttgcaAAATTGGCTAAAAGTTTCTTCAAACCTTTTCAGGATTTTgtaaatttttattttcatccagAATGAAAAATTCCAGACATTTTTgttaaatgcacagtatgtcAAATTCTCAAATCTTCATAAATTGTTTTAGAGAGTTTTGTGAATTCTTCAGGGGATTTTCACTGGAGACTTCTTGGGGAACTTTCTTCAGACATTTTAGACTTGGAAGTCTTTTGTTGAATTTTTTCAGAGGACACTTTAAAgttttgctgcttgttttttgtggacatccagaaaaaaaaaaaacatcttgttaGCGAGAATTTTTTTAACTGGATATTTAAATTCTTAAGACATTTATTGgcaattttcagatttttttcagaaatgtgacATATACTTTGTCTTCAGAAAATTTCATCTGGAATTATTTGGAAGTTTTCATTGTTGCTGAAATCTTTAAACGATAAATTTTCCCACATAGCCGGAGCCATTCCCTAACGTTATCATATCCTTCCTCAGTGTCTTTAAAAGGTCAGCACCTCCTACAGACAGTGTACATCGTTAAGAATCATCCAGTTTGTCCTGCAGgtataagatataaagcaatgAAGAAGGAGTCAGACGTTTATACTTGACCTGCTTTATTTactaaaatatataaacacatcaGCTGCACATTACACCGATCATTAGAAACAGAATGAGAGCATGAAAGTAGagtcaaaagataaaaaaggacAGTTCAGAAAAGATAGGAAATGTACAGATAAACTGTCTAAAATCCACCAACAAGTGAAGAAACCCCACACTTCCTACCCACCCTGAAAATGGGAGAATATACAGAATTGATTGCTGAGGGTCTTAATGGGGGTCTTCACTTCTTTATGTTAGGTGATAGGATTTTAAGAGAAGCAATACCAGCacacattaatttttttttccagtacaAAAATTAGCTGATGAGCTGCTTGTGTCTCTTGTCTTTTAGACGAGCCTTGTCTTGGCCTCTCTGGGGAACGTTGGTGTCGCTCTGGCTGAGCGTCGTCCGGGACACTGTGGACATGCCGTCGACAAACTTGGTCTTGAAGAGGACGTTGGCGTTGGTGAACATGCCGTCTTTTAGAGACACCACCACAAACTGCAGGAGAGAAATTAAGAGTGTTCAGGTAATTGAATTTATAAAATACGACCATCTCATTAGAACATGTGCCTGTGATGCAACATACCTGGGAGTGTCTAAAATGTGTGCGCAGCATCTGTCcgatgttctgtgtgtgtgagaggtccAAGGCGGCGTCCACCTCGTCTAAGATGTAGATGGGAGCCGGTTTGAACAGCAGCATGGCCAGGATGAGAGACAAGGCCACCAGggatctgaaaaacacaaagaggggACTCAGTACGTCTACATCTCTAAAATATAATCCTGAATGACCGCACAAGTACTCCTGCTCACCTTTGACCCCCGCTGAGCTCACTAAGGTTCTCCTTCCAGGTGTTGCCCAAGGCCACCTTGAACTCCAGGCCATCCAAGACCCCGCGGCCCTGCGGAGGAGCCAGTTTGGCCGTGGCTCCGGGCAGCAGAGTGGAGAAAATAGATCCAAAGTCTTTGTTTACCTGCAAAGACGAGCAACGAGTTACATGAAGGCTAAAACTACAGGAAGCACAGTACAATGTGTTTTCATGCATATCCAGGATTCTGGTCACGCTTCACTCCTTAAAATCTGGAACATCCCTTCTCTTATTAAGTGCATCATATCCAGAAGTTAAACCTGGTCCTAAATGTTTTGTCGGTCTGTATATTTAGTCTCTATTTCCAGCTAACGTTGGGATGTTTGACTGACATAAATATCAGTCaagaaattattttgtttaaaagggAGACAACGTTTTTTTAAGGAGGTGTTTGCACATCCAAATATCTCATGAGGTCGGTGCGTAAGGCGACAAACTCTTAACTTTGTcaaggttcagagggactgaaacgttgtgatttttctaataaattggtcaCCTTCTGCCAGGCCAAGTTCAGAGCCTCGTTCTTCTTCTGGTCCAGCTCCTCGATGGTCTGCAAGATTTTGGCTTTGTCATTCTCCAcgatcctcttcttcttcatcaggtcattgtactttaaaaaaagaaaagaaaaaggggacACAACAGTTGTGTGAGACGGCTGTTGTTTTaatcgagggggggggggggaggtcttTTAGTCTGCGTCTCTCTGCCCTCACCCTCTCCTCGGCCTCGTTCAGCATGTTCATGGCTCTCTTGTTGACGTTCCTCTCCAGCTTGGCCGTGGTCTCCTCCAGCTTCTTCAGACGCTGACCGGCTTCTCGGGGGTTGTTGGTCTTGAAGTCGTAGGAGGTGTTGGGCTGGCCGAAGAACTGGCGCTCCGAGGGGATCCAGTCATGTTCCTCCAGCATCCGGGACACCTGAGGGGAAGAAACAAGAATGAAGGAAGGAGGGGGaagaagttttattttacaggatGCTAATCTTAATAGATGAGATTTAGATGATGgaaatatctgtgtgtgtgtgtgtgtgtgtgtgtgtgtgtaccttgtcCGCAGCGTCCTGGGAGTCCTTGCGGTGTTTACTGATGTTGTGTTCCAACTCTTTGATCTTCAGCTGGACTTcgttgttctgctctctgatttGATTGGCCTCTGAGCTCTTTCcctaggtttaaaaaaaacaacaacaacagattttCAACCAAAAGCTGGCGTGCGTCAAAGGCCCTTTACATAGCGCCGTTTCACTACAGGGGTCATCATTACAcctttttataaacacacagtgtctgtgacagaaagagagtagaggagagagagcgacagcGATGTCACCTGGACTCGATTTGTATTCCTACTACTACTGTATTTACCTTGAGCTCTTTGTCCTGAGCCATGATCACTTCCTTCTGTTTGGCGAGCTCCTCCTGGGCGTTACGCACgtcctcctgcacacacagagagagagagagagagagagagagagagagagagagagagagagagagagagagagagagagagagcgagcgagcaaACGATGACAGAAAATCAGATGACTGTCATAATAACCAGACAACTTGAAATAATTTAACGTGACTGTGTCATCTCCTAAAAAGAGAATCATTAAACTAAAATCTGTGAGggtttaaactgtctgtgtgtattaaaTGATATACACACCTTGTTCTGTGCTACAGTGCAGGCCATGCTGTCGATCTGCTCCTGGATGGCCTTCGTTGCTTCGTCTACAGCCTGAATCTGCTGCTCGTAACCCGCCTGCTCCCTCcgcagctcctccagctccaggGCCACGGCCTCAGACTCCTGTTAAACACACACGAGGTCAAGTCATCAGctacacagagaaagagagaataaaaaaactctGAACGGGTAGATATGATAGCTGCGTCGCCGTacctgctgcttctgcttcaGCTTCTTGTTGAAGGCGTCGGCTTTGGCCTTGGCGGCGTTGAGTTTCTGCTGGGCGGCCTTCAGCTCCTTCTCTCGCTCTGCCTCGGCGTTCTTCATCTTGTTCTCCAGCACCTTGTACTTCTCTTCGGCCCGTTTCTGCACCTCCTTGGTGACGCGCAAcgtctcctcgctctcctctgaaacacacaaccAGTGAGGATGTTAGTTGGTGTTCAGCGGGGAGCTAAACATCACGTTTAAAAATGGACAGCGGTAGGTAATTGAGAAAATGAGCGTCTTTGAGCATGTTTGTGCATTCTGACCGATAGCCTTGCGCagcctctccagctcctcctgctgctggtgGAAGGAGCTCTGCTGCACTTTGGCCTGCAGgatctgctcctcctccaccttcagttcATGCTGCTGCTTCAGCTGACGGTACCTGGAGGGAGAACacgaggtgaggtgaggagaaaCAACAGCAGGACAATGTGAGAGCTGGTTTCTTGGCAGTGAGGAGACGCTAATGACAGGACTGACTAGGACACTTTGCAGTATAAAAATAacagctccctctagtggacaaacTGTGGAAAggcaacactttttaaatgtccatATTTATGCTTAGGTATTCCTGTAATGCAATTTCTCATCATTTATTCCGAGGTATAAAAAAAGTAGAGAGTCATTTCTGTCCAAAATTAATTTTCACTAATTGTTATCTTGGCTTAATTCATTGTCAAGCTCCAATTAGAGTAGATTCAATGCATGCTgtaatcgtgtgtgtgtgtgtgtgtgtgtgtgtgtgtgtgtgtgtgtgtgtgtgtgtgtgtgtgtgtgtgtgtgtgtaatgtctcGTACTTCTCTGCGATTCCCTTCAGGCTGGACAGTTGTCGTTCAGTTTCCTGCAGCTGGGCTTCACTCTCATTCAAGTTGTCCCGAACCTCCTTCAGCTCCTGCAGGCTGGACAGAACGGACGCCGACTGAGAGCGAGCACCTGGACGAGGTAAAAGCAAATTTAGAAATTTGGGTTGTTGCATTCTTCAGCTCGTTAACTGACCTCGAAATATCGAGTGCATGACTCTCACCTCCGCTCAGAGTTCCCTGAGGATCAAAGATGTCCCCTCCAAGAGTGACAGTCTTGGTCATCACCTGCCTATCAAAAGCCACCCTCTTGGCGTTGTCCAGGGTGTCGCACACCAGCGTGGAGCCGAAGACGTACTCCATGGCCTTGCGCAGGTCAGACTCGTAGCCCACCAGGGACAGAGCCGTGTGGACGTTGTTCTCCCCAacctgacagcagagagagagagagaacagacagaggagtcagagagagttgggattgttgtgtttttatttttccaaaccaaTCAGCCTTCAGATCCCTCACCAGGCCCTTGGCAGCGTTGACCACTCTGTCATTGAGTGTCTTGGCAGAGATCTTGTTCAGCGGGATGATGGTGTACCTGCGCTGCAGCTCTCCCTTCTCCAGCAGCTTTTTACCGGTCACCTGGcaaccgcaaaaaaaaaaacaacaacacagaaatgacTCCTCTTAGATTGACCAAGATGTCTGCAGATGAACTTAGAGCATCACATCAGTGCGCCAAAGTTCACACCCACCTCTGTGTCAACGACAATGTTATAGAGCCGCCCCCCTGCAACGACCTCCAGCCCGGTCGAGTAGGAGAGGTCACGGACTGTGATCAGGTTAGCTAGCAGACCCTTCACTTTGCTGCGGTCCCATCCTCGCTCTGGGTccctttaagacaaaaaaaaaggaaacgcattaaaaataatttgcaAGTGTTGCTGAATCTCAGtgagtttcatgttttataagaAAGTCTATGACCTCTTTCTTACACTCtaaaaaaagcataaaacagATGCTGTGACTAAATCTAGATTTTATTCCCATTACATAAATTCCCAGTGTAGATGCAGCCAAACTTAACCCTGAGAAAATGTGTGAATATCtgtaataattaaaaaacaccaagcagcaaataataataaaatgaagtCAGTACAGAAGTGCAAgaagactgcagttcctcaagtgtccacaaGAGGGCGAGGCTGGCTGCAAGAGCCAAAGAATCCCTTCCAGGTCCAGCATTAAAACGCCCAGAAGTGAAATCTGATCCAACATTCATACAACACTCAGTACAGGTTAAAGAGATGAGTCTAGACATAAATATATTCTTACTTGTAGTCGAAGCGCAGGTTGGGGAAGCGAGACATGAGCCTCTCGTATGTCTCTTTGAGTTTAGAGGCCTCTCTGGACAGCTGCCTTCTCTTCTCCAGCAGACTCTCCTCCTTCCCATCTGCATTGAGACACAGACACGAGGAGACACATCACATGCTGCCGTGAGAGCAGAAGCTGTGTGCATACTGCATataatctgtctttttttaaattagcctTCACTGATCATTGTCGTCTGATGTTTGTCCATACGGAGACTGAAACACTGACTTGTTCTTTTTTAGGTCTACATCCAACACAAGAGTACAGGAACTTATAATCTTTGGTCCTGGAAACTTTTCTTACTGCTGTCTCACTTATATTTGTGTATGGATTCTCATTGTTCGGTTTTCAGAATTGAATCTACGCTTAAACTGGCAACAGCtctttttatctattttttaaattgggaTTCATGGCTGAATTTCAGTGTCATTCATTTAggttgttatgttttttttaatttttttattgtgtaccGTCTTAAGCCAAGTTTGATGAACCCCACGTTTGGATAAAAACCTGACAGAAAAGAAGTAGCCTTTGTTGGATCGAATAcagtttttgaaggtctcgtctagcaatcgaaagcatttttactccgtcttgtcttggtctcaggcCGGGCGGACTCCAGGTTTTCAATCAAGATCattcaagaccaccactgaaaggctttgtttttttaacatgtcattactgtgattaaaaggaaaacgcctcttacaacaaaaaacttaaattcattcataattagatttttatcccccgggttacggccacaaccttcctggtgttaaggacacgccccctgctcacaagatgatgatttttcagggATATtaatggtcttggtcttgactcggtctcgatccctaaatatcTTGGTCTAGTCTCGGAGAACTCTGGTCTCGTGTATTTCTTGGTCTCGGTCAGTGTAATCTTGACTACAGCAGTAATGTACAGTACCTTCATAGTTGAGTTTAGCTAGTTCAGCCTGGAGTTTCTCCCTGCTGCTCCTGACAGCCTGCAGGGCATCCTGGTCTTTCTTGTAGCCACCGTCCATCTTCTTCACCTCAGCCTGTTTGGTCTTGAGCTCTGCCTGTGCATGCTTCAGGGTCATCTGGGCCTGGAGAGAACGGAGGAcggaggagaggggaaagatTCAAACTTGTGTTCAATTCAAAATTTCCGTCCTTTAAAAAGTAGCATTAAAACACATCTCAGGTGTGTTACGGTGTCCTCACCTGCTTGGCCTCGGTGTCTGCCTTGCTCATGTCGTTCTTGCAGGTCATCATCTGTCCAGCCAGCGTGGCCTCCTCTCCGTCCTCATTGGTTGAAAGGCCGGCGGACACAGCTCTGAAATGCTGCTCAGCTGCTTCCAGAGCTGCGCTGTCTTTCTGCCCCTCCTCCCGAAGAGCCTGAAGCTGCTCCGTCGACTTAGAAACCTCCTTTTCTTTCACCACAAGCATTTTCTTGTCCTGCGGACGAAGGAAAAACCGCACGTTTAGATCGAGAATTTCAACAAAAAGACTCCCCGTGTCATAGACTCACAGCAGTGAACATATTGTTCCGTTACCTCCTCCATACTCTTCACAAGCTCCTGTCTCTTCTTGGTTTCATCT
This window of the Labrus mixtus chromosome 2, fLabMix1.1, whole genome shotgun sequence genome carries:
- the smc2 gene encoding structural maintenance of chromosomes protein 2; its protein translation is MHIKSVIVDGFKSYAQRTEINGFDPLFNAITGLNGSGKSNILDSICFLLGISNLSHVRASNLQDLVYKNGQGGITKATVSITFDNANKSQSPLGFETHDEITVTRQVVIGGRNKYLINGVNANNTRVQDLFCSVGLNVNNPHFLIMQGRITKVLNMKPPEILAMIEEAAGTRMYECKKISAQKTIEKKEAKLKEIQTILDEEITPTMQKLQEERSSYLEYQKLMREIQHLSRLYVAWLFVCAEETKLKSADNLKGLQDNITKMQACMAENESKVKELSAQIQELQKKKDQEVNGVLKSLEEALADVQRVDAKAQSALDLKKQNVKDETKKRQELVKSMEEDKKMLVVKEKEVSKSTEQLQALREEGQKDSAALEAAEQHFRAVSAGLSTNEDGEEATLAGQMMTCKNDMSKADTEAKQAQMTLKHAQAELKTKQAEVKKMDGGYKKDQDALQAVRSSREKLQAELAKLNYEDGKEESLLEKRRQLSREASKLKETYERLMSRFPNLRFDYKDPERGWDRSKVKGLLANLITVRDLSYSTGLEVVAGGRLYNIVVDTEVTGKKLLEKGELQRRYTIIPLNKISAKTLNDRVVNAAKGLVGENNVHTALSLVGYESDLRKAMEYVFGSTLVCDTLDNAKRVAFDRQVMTKTVTLGGDIFDPQGTLSGGARSQSASVLSSLQELKEVRDNLNESEAQLQETERQLSSLKGIAEKYRQLKQQHELKVEEEQILQAKVQQSSFHQQQEELERLRKAIEESEETLRVTKEVQKRAEEKYKVLENKMKNAEAEREKELKAAQQKLNAAKAKADAFNKKLKQKQQESEAVALELEELRREQAGYEQQIQAVDEATKAIQEQIDSMACTVAQNKEDVRNAQEELAKQKEVIMAQDKELKGKSSEANQIREQNNEVQLKIKELEHNISKHRKDSQDAADKVSRMLEEHDWIPSERQFFGQPNTSYDFKTNNPREAGQRLKKLEETTAKLERNVNKRAMNMLNEAEERYNDLMKKKRIVENDKAKILQTIEELDQKKNEALNLAWQKVNKDFGSIFSTLLPGATAKLAPPQGRGVLDGLEFKVALGNTWKENLSELSGGQRSLVALSLILAMLLFKPAPIYILDEVDAALDLSHTQNIGQMLRTHFRHSQFVVVSLKDGMFTNANVLFKTKFVDGMSTVSRTTLSQSDTNVPQRGQDKARLKDKRHKQLIS